The nucleotide sequence TCATGCCGTCGACGACGGTGAGGCATTCGGCCCCCGGTGCGTGGGGCACCAGGACGGTGTCGGCGTCGTACATCAGCAACGCAGTCCGCTCGTCGCCGAAAGCAGCCAGCATTTCAACCCGGGTCACACTGCGGGTGAACGGCTCCATGAACCCGCGAAACGCTACGGAGCCGTCGAGTCGACCGACCGGGGTGTGGCAGATGATGTCGTCGGAGATCAGGGTCATGGAGCGGTCGAAGTCGTGTTCGGTCCACGCCTGGAAGTAGGCCAGGGCGACGCCCAGAGCCGTGCCGGTGTTGCCGTTCATGTGGTGTCCTCTCCTGCGGGTCGGTCCTCTGTTGAGACACCACGCCGTGATGAAACGGAACGGCGGTCGGAAAAGATCCAGGTTCGCGTCCGGAGCCTGCGACGCCACGGCCCCACCTGCGACCATGCACCGGTGACCAATTCGCTGCTGGACCGTGCCCGAGCCGGCGACGGCCGGGCCTTCGGTGAGCTCACTGCCCCCCACGTCCGTGAGTTGCATCTGCACTGCTATCGCATGCTGGGCTCGGTCACCGAATCGGACGATCTGTTGCAGGAGACGCTGACCGCGGCCTGGCGTGGCCTGCACGATTTCCAGGGCCGTGCCTCGCTCCGGGCCTGGCTGTATCGCATCGCGACCAATCGCTGCCTCAACGCGATCCGTGACAGCAGTCGCCGGGTGCGCGCCGAACCGGTTCCGCCGTTTCGACCGCCTGAGCCCTCTCGCCGCGGGGATCTGGCGTGGCTGCAGCCCTACCCCGACGCCTGGCTCGGCCAGCTGCGCGACGTGACCCCCGGCCCGGCCGCGCGATGGGAAGGGCAGGAAACCATCGAGCTGGCCTTCATCGTTGCGCTGCAACGACTATCACCGCGGCAGGCTGCGGTTCTCGTCCTCGGCGATGTGCTCGGGTTCTCGCACGCCGAGGTGGCCGGGATGCTCGACAGCACCGCGACCGCGGTCAAGGGCGCTCTACAGCGTGCACATGCCTCGCTGTCGCGCCACCGTGACGGATTGCGCCACGAGCCCTCCGGAGGCCCAGGCTCGGCCACCGAACGCGACCTGGCCCGGCGCTTCGCCGCCTGCCTGGCCGACGGGAACGTCGACGGGGTCGTTGCGCTGCTGACCGAGACCGCTTGGCTGTCCATGCCTCCGGCGTCGCACGAATACCTGGGGCCGGTCGCGATCAGAGGCTTCCTGGACGCAAGTCGACGATGGCGCAGTCAGACGCCGTTGACGCTCGTGGAGACCAGGTCGAACGGCCAGCCTGCCTTCGGGTCCCATCTCGGGCACCCGGGCTCGGGCGCGGGACGACCTGCCGGGATCTTCGTGCTCACCATGCACCTGGATCGAATCAGCGGAATCACCCGATTCCTCGACCAGGACTCGGACCGATATTTCGGACGGTCCGGAGTCGGCGGGACGGCAGAAGGTCCGGACGCCTGAACGGGTCTCGGCGGCTTCTGCCGGCCTCGTGCCGGCACAGGGCCTGTCGGTCGGGGCCGCCGCGCGACGACTGGTGGCACCAGGGACATGGGTGTACTACTGATCGTTGTGGACCGAAGATGGGCCGGACTCCTGCTGCTGATCGTGGTCGGCCTGGCCGCGGTGGCCGTTCCCCACCTCGCGGGGCGACGCCTGGCTGGTTCGGCGGTGGCCGCCGTGGTCCCCTCTCCGCCCGCCGTGAGCGACTGCGTGACGTCGCTGTCCCCGACTCCGGTCATCGACCAGCAATCCACCGACGGCGCTCCGATCACCTACCCGGATGCGACATACGGCCCCTGCAGCGGCATCGTGCTCGGAGAGGTGATGTCGCTGGACGTCTCGGTCCATCCACCGCAGAGCACCACGGTCGCGGGCTATCTCCGGGTCGAGGCAGCCTGCGGACTCGACCAGGTCAACTACGTGGGGTCCATCGGTCCGTTCGACCCGGCCACCATCCTGACTCCCGGTATCGCCTGGCGGGCCTCCGCCTTCGTCGATTCCGTCCCGGTCGGCCCCGGCCCGCTGCAGCGGGCCGCGGGGCAGACCTGGACCGCCTGCGTCGGCGCCACCTCGACCCGGACCACCTACCGTGGGCGAATCCTGAATGCCCTGAGCAGCGGCACTCTGCCGCCCACCTATGCGGTCTGCTGGAAATCGTTGCGCGTCTCGACGGACCAACAGGTGGACGACCAGCTGACCTCCTGCGCGGCCCGGCATCCCATCGAGATCCTGGCCACCACCGAGATCATCGATCCGACCACCACGACGACGCAGGTCCTCAGGTCCTGCCTCGGACTGGCCGGCCGCGCCATGCGGACCTCCGATCCGACCCGGGGCGGCATCCTGCGCATCGCGGTGTACTCGATGGACGGGTATTCGGTGCGCCCGCTGACCTCCGCCGCCCTGTTGGCCGGCTCGGTGGGGTGCATCGCCTCGGTCGCGCCACCGCTGGGCCTGGTCGGGACACTCATCGGGCTCGGGGACAAACCGGCACCCGTCACCCGCTAGCCGGCGACCCACGCGGCACAATTTATCCAGGTCAGTCTGTCTCGGCCAATTCAGTCGGTCTCCGGCCCCTGGCAGCAGTGGCACTGCCGTCCTGGAGCGGACCAGGAGCGAAGGCGGCGGCACCGGCCGAAGCCTGATCCCGGCCGGTGCCCCCCGGTGGCGCGCTTCCCTCGGAGGGCCGGCTGTGCGAACACCTGGACCGGGTAGCTGCTTGAGTAAAGTTCAGAACGGGACGTCCACTGCTGCAACAGGATTGCGCAGTTCAGCGAGCGGGTGTGGGTCTGTGTTCACGGCCTGCTGCAACAGTCGGTAGAACAAAAGCCCGCGACTCTTCGAGGTGCGTCGGTTGAACCGGAATGTGTATTCGTCCAGGTAGTAGGCCAGGTGCTCCTGGGAGACCGCGTAATGCAGGGTGCCGGTCAGCCAGCGTTTGAGCAGCGAGGCGACCATGTGGACGCCGGGGAGGTTGATGTGGGCGGGCTCGGCGCTGTCGGTCCCGACGAACGCGACGTGCTCGTAGCCGGCCGCGGTCAGCTTCTTCAGGTAGTTGGCGCCATCGGTTCTGACCGTTGATCCTTTGGCGATGACGCGGTCGGCGAAGCCGAGCATGCTGACCGATCGGGCTGTCTCGGCCAGCTCGATGCGGACCCTGCCCAGCTTGCGGCCGGGGATCGATTCCACTGCGATCATCGCCGCGGTGTGGTCCTTCACGCCGCCTGCGCGGCCGCGAGGCTCGTTGCCGATGAACACTTCATCTAACTCCACCACACCGGAGAGCAACTCCCGCTCGGGGCGGACCATCGCCCAGCGTAGCTTCTGCAGCCATGCCCACGCTGTTTCGTAGGATCCGAAACCCAGCACCCGCTGCAGACCTTGCGCGGACATCCCGTTCTTCTGCGAGGTGATGAACCAGATCGCCGCGAACCACGTCGACAGCGGCGTCCGGAGCCGGTGGAAGATCGTGCCGGCGGTCACCGACGTCTGCCGGCCACACCTGGTGCACATCCATTTCGCCTTCGCCGTACGCCAACCGCCGGGCGCCCCGCACACCGGACACACAAACCCCTGGGGCCACCGCAGACGCTCCAGATACGCCAGACACGACGAGTCATCCGGGAACCACTCCAGCAACTCCTGAAAGGTCCGGGGGTAATCGACACCACCGACCGGGTAGGCACACACTGGCTCTGACATGGCCAAATACAACTTGACTCAAGCAGCTACCCAGTACATGTGTTCGTGTCCCAGAGTGCATCCATCCTGCACGCCGACCTCGACTCGTTCTTCGCCTCGGTCGAGCAGCGCGATCACCCCGAACTGCGCGGTCGACCGGTGATCGTCGGCGGTGGCGTGGTGCTGGCCGCCAGCTACGAGGCGAAGGCGTTCGGGGTGCATTCGGCGATGAGCGGCCCGTGCCTGCCCGCAGGCCGTCGTCGTCGAGCCCCGCTTCGCGGCGTACTCGGCGGCCAGCAAGGATGTCTTCGCCGTCTTCGAGCAGACCACTCCGTTGGTCGAGGGAATCTCCATCGACGAGGCGTTCCTGGATGTCGGAGGACTGCGGCGGGTCTCGGGGACGCCGGTCGACATCGCGGTGCGGTTGCGGGAACGGGTCCGGCACGAGGTCGGGTTGAACATCACCGTCGGGATCGCGCGGACCAAGTTCCTGGCCAAGGTGGCCAGTGGCGTCGCCAAACCCGATGGGCTGCTGGAGGTCCCGCCGGATGGTGAGCTTGCCTTCCTCCATCCTCTCGCGGTGGAGCGACTGTGGGGGGTGGGAAAGGTGACCTCCGCCAAACTGCGGGCGCTCGGTGTCAACACCGTGGGTCAGGTGGCCGTGCTCGACGAATCGACCTTGATTTCCATGCTGGGCCGGGGATCTGGGCGACACCTCCATGCGCTGGCGCACAACCGCGACCCTCGGCAGGTGCAGGTGGGCAAACGGCGCGGGTCCATGGGGGCGCAGCGTGCGCTGGGACGGAAGCCAAGGAGCGCCGAGGATCTCGACGCCGTCCTGATCGGGCTCGTCGATCGGGTCAGCCGCCGCATGCGCGACGGTGACCGACGGGGTCGAACGGTGGTCCTGCGACTGCGGTTCGGTGACTTCACCCGGGCCACCCGCTCCCACACGCTGTCCTGCCCGACGGCGCTGACCTCGGAACTGCTGGTCGCCGTGCGGGACCTGATGGCTGCCGCGGCGCCACTGGTCCGTGACCGCGGCCTGACCCTGATCGGCATCTCCGTCGGTAATTTCGAGGGCCGGGAGGTCGCCGTGCAACTCGAGTTGCCGTTCGACGGCATCGCCGTCACCGCATTGGACTCGGCCCTGGATCAGGTCCGTCATCGCTTCGGCCCGAGCGCGCTGACCCGCGGTGTCCTGCTCGGTCGGGATCCGGGGCTCTCGATGCCGACGCTGCCAGATTCCTGACGGGCCGGCGGATCGGCTCGCCGACGAACGGGCGCGGTGGCGTCGAAGTAGGTTGGGGCATGGCAACTCGTGGCAGCTCCCCCGCCGTGGAACTGACAGCAGGCGATCGTGACGTCCGGATCTCCAATCCCGATCGGGTCTACTTTCCCGAGACCGGTGCGACCAAGCTGGATCTCGCGAAGTACTACCTCGGGGTCGGAGAAGGCATCGTGAACGCGCTGCGGGAGCGGCCGTGCATGATGCATCGATTCCCGGACGGGCTCTCGGGTGAGAAGGTGCACCAGAAGAGGGTTCCGCACGGTGCGCCGCCCTGGCTCGAGACGGTCAGGGTCGATTTTCCGTCCGGCCGGCATGCCGACGAGCTGTGCGTGACGCGGTTGGCCGACGTCATCTGGTCGGTGCAGATGTCATGCGTGGAGTTCCATCCCTGGAACAGTCGTCGCGCCGACACCGAGCACCCGGACGAATGGCGGATCGACCTGGACCCGATGCCGGACTGCGGGTTCGAGACGGTCCGGCGGGTCGCACACGTCACCCACGATCTGCTCGAGGAGATCGGCGCCGTCGGCTGGCCGAAGACGTCCGGCGGGCACGGCATGCACGTCTACGTGCGGATCGAACCCCGTTGGGGCTTCACCGATCTGCGGCGCGCCGCGCTGGCCTTCGCCCGGGAGATCGAGCGCCGGGTACCCGACGAGGTGACCACCACCTGGTGGCGCAAGGATCGCGACCCACG is from Nakamurella sp. PAMC28650 and encodes:
- a CDS encoding IS1595 family transposase; the encoded protein is MSEPVCAYPVGGVDYPRTFQELLEWFPDDSSCLAYLERLRWPQGFVCPVCGAPGGWRTAKAKWMCTRCGRQTSVTAGTIFHRLRTPLSTWFAAIWFITSQKNGMSAQGLQRVLGFGSYETAWAWLQKLRWAMVRPERELLSGVVELDEVFIGNEPRGRAGGVKDHTAAMIAVESIPGRKLGRVRIELAETARSVSMLGFADRVIAKGSTVRTDGANYLKKLTAAGYEHVAFVGTDSAEPAHINLPGVHMVASLLKRWLTGTLHYAVSQEHLAYYLDEYTFRFNRRTSKSRGLLFYRLLQQAVNTDPHPLAELRNPVAAVDVPF
- the ligD gene encoding non-homologous end-joining DNA ligase, coding for MATRGSSPAVELTAGDRDVRISNPDRVYFPETGATKLDLAKYYLGVGEGIVNALRERPCMMHRFPDGLSGEKVHQKRVPHGAPPWLETVRVDFPSGRHADELCVTRLADVIWSVQMSCVEFHPWNSRRADTEHPDEWRIDLDPMPDCGFETVRRVAHVTHDLLEEIGAVGWPKTSGGHGMHVYVRIEPRWGFTDLRRAALAFAREIERRVPDEVTTTWWRKDRDPRKLFVDYNQNARDHTIASAYSVRGVPRGTVSTPITWAEVDDVEPRECTIATVPARYAQMGDLHAGIDQAVFSIDPLIEWAERDERNGAEDVPTD
- a CDS encoding RNA polymerase subunit sigma-70; protein product: MTNSLLDRARAGDGRAFGELTAPHVRELHLHCYRMLGSVTESDDLLQETLTAAWRGLHDFQGRASLRAWLYRIATNRCLNAIRDSSRRVRAEPVPPFRPPEPSRRGDLAWLQPYPDAWLGQLRDVTPGPAARWEGQETIELAFIVALQRLSPRQAAVLVLGDVLGFSHAEVAGMLDSTATAVKGALQRAHASLSRHRDGLRHEPSGGPGSATERDLARRFAACLADGNVDGVVALLTETAWLSMPPASHEYLGPVAIRGFLDASRRWRSQTPLTLVETRSNGQPAFGSHLGHPGSGAGRPAGIFVLTMHLDRISGITRFLDQDSDRYFGRSGVGGTAEGPDA
- a CDS encoding nuclear transport factor 2 family protein is translated as MNGNTGTALGVALAYFQAWTEHDFDRSMTLISDDIICHTPVGRLDGSVAFRGFMEPFTRSVTRVEMLAAFGDERTALLMYDADTVLVPHAPGAECLTVVDGMITQITIIFDRVPFAAARQRAANT